The genomic stretch GTGACTGCCCAGAGACTCTAAAACCCAGAGGTGAAAATGACGGCTTTGCTATTTAAGAATCCTAGAAATTTTGACATCTGATTTTTCTGGTCAAGGATTTTCATGCCAATGcggaaatgacaaaaatattaaaacttgttttccttgGCAACCCCTTTTAAACGGCATCAGTAAACTTACAGGGGACAGGGTGTGACACTGGGCATGGTACTTGGCAGTCCATGGCTTCAGATGTGGGTGATTAATGTTTTGCCCGGTTTCACCCAGGAGTTCAAGTGTTCCCAGGGCTTTGTTCAACTGGTCATTGCAGGTAACTTCCACTAAATGCAAAAGGATGTCCCAGCAGAACTTCTGGAGAATGTGCCCTAGGGATAGGGACAAAACCTTGAAAATGATCAGCAGGGtctgaaaaactttaaaaaaaaaaaaaaaaaaaaaaagttaaagtaGATATGGCTCTGTGGCTTTTCAGGCACGACTCTTTGGGGCCGGAGGAAACGTTTGCCTTGCATCAGCTGCAACGTAGACAGACATGCAGCAACTGGAGTGTTGAACGTCAGAGACTGGGCTAATGTTTTTCCCAGGGAAACAGACAGAAGATCACAAGGAAACATGACCGTGTCTCTGTACAATCTAATTGTCCTGTGAAACTCAGAAGCTGGTGATGCTCTGGTTCTACTGCTAATcccttccatgaaaaaattcatTCCAGGAAGCAGCAACATCTCCTGTCAGATACTGAGTGTTGCCCCCAGTtgctccaggtgctcctgccaacagccccctgTAGGAAGGAGCACAGACCCCAATGCGCCTTGGCTTTGGCTGCCCTCTGGCAGAGAAGTCCCCCGGGGGCACAGGTCTCTGGGGCAGGAGACGGGCACCAGCGCGGCCAGGGCACGGGGGTCTAGCAGGTCTGCTTCGGCGGGGGCTCTGCCACACCTGCTGATTTCAGCGCTCCCCGGGGCCCCGGGGTCAGAGCAGCATTTGCGCCCTGGCTCACACGTCCTTGTGTCTGTGTCACAGCCCCGGCTTTAGGATGGCCACCAGCCGGGATGTGTCCCACGGAGgccgtgccagcttctgtggaagACCCCGTGCCCTTCCTGCCACGGCTGTGTTGCTGGCCGTGggggctcctggtgctgctccgAACCCACAGAGCAGGGGAGCGTTTGCTTATGGATTGAGCCATTCTTAAAGCTGCTGTCGGGCTGTCTTAGGCACTTGGAGCAAGggattccttccaacctgggccacttggggtgggctgggggcggcCCCAGGGCAGGTGGCAGTGTGTGCAAaggccctttgtgacacggtGCAGCATGGTCAccatgggatggaatgggacagggtgtcccagggccctttgtgacacgtgCTGACATAGGTGCTGGTGGTGACGCGGCCACGCCACAGTGCTCGGAGCACGCGACGGGATAGGACAGGACAGAGCGGTGCTGTGAGGAGCCCCCGCACAGCGCGCTTGTTCTTTGCTGACCCGGAGCCTTTCCGAGGCGTTTACCTGTGCAGGTGCCCTCGAGGCCAGACCATAGGACTTGGTGACCCGTGGCCTTCCTGAGgcttctcttctgcaggtgCCCTCGAGGGCAGACCATGGGACTTGGTGCCCCGGAGCTTTTCTAAGGcatctcccatccctgtggccGGTGCCCTCGAGACCAGACCGTGGGACTTGCTGTCCTTGCTTCCCAAGACTTCTCTCTTGAAGGTGCCTTGAAGGCACGACTGCAGGACTTGCTGACCCGGAGCTTTTAAGAGGCACctctcctgcaagtagccttcaATCCGGTCAGTGACATGGAGCAGAGACCCCCAACCATGCCCAAGCTGGCCTGGGTGAATGAGGATGaagaaggccctggagctgtCCCAGAACAGCAGCTAGAAGAGGTGGAGCAGTTCCAGCCACCACAGGAGGGTGAGTGGCAGAGCTAGGCCACAGGGCTGGTGCCTTCAAGGCACAACTGCAGGACTTGATGACCTGGAACTTTTTGGAGGCGTATCTCTGCAAGTACCCTTCAATCCAGTCAGTGACATGGAGCAGAGACCCCCAACCGTGCCCAAGCTGGCCTgggtgaaggaggaggaggaagaaggccctggagctgccccagcacagcagctagAAGAGGTGGAGCAGTTCCAGCCACCACAGGAGGGTGAATAGCAAAGCTGGGTCACAGggctggtgcctgcagccaacttggccccatcccatcccgtcccatcccatcccatcctgtcccGTCCCCTGGGGACATGCCCATGGACAGGACGGAAGAGAGGCCGGGGCAGACCCCCCCCACAGCAGCCGTGCTCCATCCCCTGGGCATaccggggctgtccctgcctggggagcgcagggctgggctgtgttctCCGGCCTCTCCcgcagcccctcagctctggctgcgcTCGCTCTTTACCAGACCCAGCCGTGGACCCGACACAAGAGCACGACCCCGCCCGTGGCCGCTTCCGCAGAACAGCGCAGGTACCTGCAGCCGTCCccacctgggctgggcctgctgtCGCTGCTCAGCCGAGCACTGTGCTTGGAGCACCCCATGGAAcatccttctcctcttgccctcCTCCTACAGATGGTTTGCAAATTCATCAGGAGCATTCGGGAGAAAGAGACCAGCGTCATGGGCACTGGGGTCATACCATACTCAGAGGTCTTCAAATACGAGACCAGTGCCGCCCTGCTGGATTTGCTTGTGAAGCAGGGTGTTTCCAGTCCAGAGCAAGTAAGCAGCATGTGGCCAGGGTTCAGTTCCCCCAGGAGTCACATGGCTTGCCAAGCCACGCCTGCTGGTCACTTTAAGCCTTTGAGGCCATCCCAgtgtggtgggaagggaagcagtTCTCTGGGGAAGCTGGGGGACATTACTCCCTGTGGCAGCTTCCAGCTCTCCCCGTACCTTCTCCAGGTGCCTGCCATGGTGAGGTTCATCCACCGATGGCTCATGGCCAATGAGcctgctgagcacaggctgGACAATACCCTGCTGGAGCTGACAGAGGCACAGCCAGCTGATGTAGTCATGACTCTCCTGCGTGTGGCCCCATTGTGTGACAGGTATGGGGCCCACCTGCCCAAAGGGCTCAGGGCTCACCAGCCCATCACCCTGTGGAGCCTGTCTCCCAGGCGCGTGACAAACGGAGAGTTCCAGGGCCCTCTGGCTCCTCCATTTTCCAGCCGTGGCATGTCAGCCCCCAAGCCtgctgccatgctccctccctgcccctcagggGCCGGTGCCCACAGGGGTGGgctgcctgggtgctgctggtgaaGGGCCgtgggcagaagcagagctggcagtcAGCCCGGGCCCCTACAGCTGCCCAGGCCACGGTGCTGTGGCTGACACCCCCCGACACAGAGTTctgaccccacagagctgctgcgaCCATGTGGACGACAATCATGTCCTCGCCCAGGACTGCGGAGCTGgcgcagctgctgctcctcgaTGTGCTGGGGAGCTGGCCAGAGCACAGCATGCGCACCTCCGATGGCGACGACACAGATGTCTTTGCCCTGGCTGTGAGTTTCTGGAACTGGCCTTTGCTCGCCCCCAGGCCACCTTCCATcagctctccatcctcctgccccCACTGCGTCTCCCTGCCTCAGGCGCTGGGCTGAAACCTGGGCTAGGGGCAGGTTCAGGGGCACCAGGCCAGGTGCTCCGCCTACGTCTCCCCTGGCCTCCCCCTTCCATGCTCTGGCCCTGCCACGTGGACGCCTTGGCACTGGGCGCTGTCTCAGGGTGGTTTGTCCTTTGCAGGCAACTGTGGTGATGTGGAAGATCCTCCAGGTGCCCTGTGTCCCACACGTACTGATATTCTTTTTCCCCCGCCTCTTTGCGCATCTCCTCTTCCAAGTGTACTTCAGCACATTGGATATGCCAGAGGAGGTCAATACCTTCTGGAAGGGATGCCAGGAGGAACACGGCCTTGCCACCAACCCCAGCAGGTGCTCCATCCCagtcctcctgtccctcccatg from Corvus hawaiiensis isolate bCorHaw1 chromosome 7, bCorHaw1.pri.cur, whole genome shotgun sequence encodes the following:
- the LOC125328282 gene encoding uncharacterized protein LOC125328282 isoform X2, with amino-acid sequence MEQRPPTVPKLAWVKEEEEEGPGAAPAQQLEEVEQFQPPQEDPAVDPTQEHDPARGRFRRTAQMVCKFIRSIREKETSVMGTGVIPYSEVFKYETSAALLDLLVKQGVSSPEQVPAMVRFIHRWLMANEPAEHRLDNTLLELTEAQPADVVMTLLRVAPLCDRYGAHLPKGLRAHQPITLWSLSPRRVTNGEFQGPLAPPFSSRGMSAPKPAAMLPPCPSGAGAHRGGLPGCCW
- the LOC125328282 gene encoding uncharacterized protein LOC125328282 isoform X1, producing MEQRPPTVPKLAWVKEEEEEGPGAAPAQQLEEVEQFQPPQEDPAVDPTQEHDPARGRFRRTAQMVCKFIRSIREKETSVMGTGVIPYSEVFKYETSAALLDLLVKQGVSSPEQVSSMWPGFSSPRSHMACQATPAGHFKPLRPSQCGGKGSSSLGKLGDITPCGSFQLSPYLLQVPAMVRFIHRWLMANEPAEHRLDNTLLELTEAQPADVVMTLLRVAPLCDRYGAHLPKGLRAHQPITLWSLSPRRVTNGEFQGPLAPPFSSRGMSAPKPAAMLPPCPSGAGAHRGGLPGCCW